The DNA segment TAACCGATAGCGTTGAGCTATGGGGTAACATCTCTTACACCTATGGTGAAGATGAAAATGGTGACTACCTTAACAGTGTCAGTCCACTCAAAGGGACCGCAGGTGTTAACTGGTATACCGACATTGCCGATATGGAAGCCGATTTTGGCGCAGTTGTTCGCTGGGCGGATGATATGAGCCGTACCAATGATATCGAGCTAGCCGAGGAGGATATCTGCGCGATGGGGATCTGTATTCCTAAAGAGCAATTTAATGAAGTCTACGGTACAAGCGGTTACGCCGTCATGGATCTCACCTTTGGTTTAAGAGTTAACGATAACTGGAAACTAAGAGCTGGCGTATATAACTTGTTTGACAAAGAATATATCGATTACGCCGATGTTGCAGGTCAATCGGTATTCTTGCTAGGTGCTAGCATGGATTTAGAAAAAGAAGACTTTACCCAGCCGGGTCGCTACTTCAACGTTAGCGTGAACTATCAGTTCTAATGCGTAGCTTGATGATATAACCCAATAAAAAATGCAGCCTAGGCTGCATTTTTTATTGGGTTAAAATCACGCTGAGTCTGGTTCTGGATCTATAAACGATAGCTCAGAGTCAGCTTGGCATTGCGCTCTTCGCCCGGCATACCGCCTAGGAACATAGCTTTACTGTAATACTCTTCATTAAATAAGTTGTTCACATTTAGCTGCAGCTTCCAGTTGTCAACATCATAACTAATGGCGCTATCCAGCACGGTATAACTTGATACATAGCCGTCAGGAATACCAAATGAGGTTGAATTGGTACTTCTGTCATCAACATACTTACCGCCAAGACTGATGTTAATTGGACTCGCAAGTGAGAACCAATCAGCCCCATAGGTTACCCAAGCACTTGCCGAGACATAAGGTACGCCTTTTTGGCGGGTATCATAGCTAGAGCGGTTAGGATCTTTCTTGTCGCGGGCATCTTGATAAACCGCATTAACGTTAACCATCCACTGCTCATTAAGGTGAGCATTCATATCCAGTTCAACACCGGTGGTTTCTTCGCTGCCATTGTAGAAATACTTAGGTACGCTCGGCCCAGACACGCCTTCTTCATAATCCACATTACTGTATTGCAAATTAGTACGTGAACTCTTAAAAAACACAATTGAAGTCAACATTTGATCGTCAAAGGCTTTAAAGCGCATCCCTAAGTCATCACTGACCGATTCGCTGTCATCTCTATCAGTATCGTTTCCGGCAATGCTGCCAAGAATGCTATAGGCCGTGCGCCCTTTCGAGTGGTTAACAAAAAACGACAAATCGTCGGTTGGCATGTAAGTCAAACCCAAATTATAGGTCATGCCATCGTCTGTAGTATCGGCTTCTGGTGTTGGCTGCGCGCGGCTTGCACTGTATCTAGAGTCGACACCTAAGTGCTCATAGGCTTGTTTTATTTGATTAAACGCTACGCCAATGCGAGAAGTAAAGCCATAACCTAAATAGCCCACATGCTGCACACCCACGCCCCAAGCACTGACTTTCTTGTCGTAGTTGCTGGTTAGTAGCGGATCATGATCTTCGAAGCTACCTTCAGCCCAATTAGGATTACGGATATCATAAATGTACGGCAGACGGCCTTGGTAGATCACCTCACCCGCTTTATTCTTGATAACTTTATCAGCGTCATAAATTGAGTATTGCTTGAACGCAATGTTTCTATCCTCAAAATTGGCATTAATCAACAATTCATTATCAATATCACCTATTTGGAAGTCATAACGAAGATCGGCAAAATACTGCCAAGATGATTCATCGGCATCAACTTTACGATACTCTTGGCGGCGCGCCGCAAAGGGATAAAGCACTCCATCTTCTACCAGTGGGGCTCGTGGGTCGGCATTAATCGCACCTCTGCGGTCCCAATACACATAGTTGTAAGCACCGGTTTGGCGGGCAAAGCCTGAGGTGTAATCGCGATACTGCAATTGTTGATTCAAAAATAGGTTATCAGTGAAGTAGATATTATGGGTCAGCTTAAAACGCAGCTCTTCGCCCTCATTATCCTTGGCCATTGGTGAAATAATGCCTGCATTGCCAAATGCGTAGGGAGTTAAACCATCATTTGAGGCTAACGAGTCTGCTAACTGTTTACGCTGGGCCTCTGTTAGCTGAATTCCAGCGTTGTTTGGATCATTAATTAAATCCTCCCAAGTCACTTCACCAGCGGTTTTACCGCCAACTGAGGCTGAGTTAAAAATGCGAATAGGATGACCAATTGAGTCTACTGCAATCGCGTCTCTTATATAGCTCGCCGACAACATCAGATCTTGGCTATCATCTAGCACATACTTAAGCGAAGTGTATATTTCATCACGATCGGTACCGATCTCCCGGTAGCCATCGCTACGAGCCGTTTTAGCGACGACGCGGTAGGCTAAATCATCAGTTATCGCCGCAGTGCTATCGACTTCTAAAGAATGAGTATTCCATTGGCCGACTTCAGCGGTAAATACATGCTTTGATTCGAATTGCGGCTTCTTCTCTATTAAGTTAATCACGCCCCCTGCGCTGCCCATACCGTAAAGGCCTGTCGCCGGACCTTTTAGCACCTCAACCGATTCGACATTAGTTAGCGAGCGCGTAGGGTTAAAAGTGTTGCCAAGCCCAGCTCCACCATACATACCATCGTAGGTGTAGTTCGCCCCAAGCCCGCGAATAACCAAGTTATCACCTATACCATAGTTATTACCCGCTTGAGTCACACCACTGATGTTACGCACTAAATCTTGTAGATTGGTCAAAGCCTGAGCCTGAATCAATTCTTGATCGACAATAACTACCGCTGCAGGTGTCTCCATCAGCGACATATCGGACTTGGTCGCTAAACCTGAATTCATGACAACCTGATTTTGACGCCCATAGACAGTAATACGCTCAACATTATCGAGCGATTCATCTGTTTGCTCAGCGTAAACATTGGTTGCTAAAAATGTCGATGCACAAGCAATTGCTAACACCGAATAACGGAAATGTCTCATCAAATAACCCCACTTTAATATTATGCGGCGAGATGATAACGATTCTTATTATCTTTTCAATACTTGTTTCAGCACCGATACAATTAGATGCTTGCTTGTGATTGTTTTAACTTGCTTTTATCGTTAAAGTTTACAAAGTAAATGCATGGGTAACACTTTAAAACCAATAAGATAGGTGATCAACGTCACAAATTTTCAGTGCGAAAATCAGCCTTATTTCTCACTTGATATCAGACCATATAAAAATATGTTGATAATTTAGTCAAAATATAAAAAGTGTATTTATGTTTTCCACTCGAGCTTTCGCGCACAGACTATATGGAAGGAGCCTTTAACGGCAATAGATTTGGCGAGTGACGACAGTAACTCACAAGATGCCCTGCAAGGCGATCTTACAGATCATCTTTAATATAGGGCAGTTCGTCACTGTAAATACGACTGTCGAGTTCTGTTGGTAATACAAAATGAGCGAGGTGGTTAATATCTGCCTCAATAGACAGCCTAGTCTCAATAGAGAAGATTTTTGCTAATGGGAAACTCGATGACAGGAAAGCCCTTCATAAGAACACTAACCTCTCATCGAAGCTAGCGCCCCAATTAAGGTTAGCTTGAGCTTCCCAAGCTAGCAGCTCTATTACCCGAATCACCTCACCTTGTAAGGTTTGGCATCGTCCCGATGCTGCCACTAAATCTCCCATAGCCAGAGCACCGTATCGGTGCTATTGCCGATAACATTTACCTTAGTTATCGCCTCTTCAGCCTGACGCACTTCTATGCAACCTCCATTCATATCCGTTCCTTCCATGTCAGCTTCTTCTATAACGGATGCTCAAATCTTGCGCTGAACTCCTGCACCACAGTTAGGAGAGAGCCGCCTTTTAACTCTCGCCTAAGCACTCTTTGATGAACCAGCAAGCGTCAAGCCAGGCTACTTATAAACTCTCGAGGCTCCGCTTCTGAAACAAACCAAGCCAAGCAGCAGTATTAGCGAGGCAAACGACACACTACCGCCATGATAATGGTCATCGTCATCAATATAGATATCGTCTCTATCGCTACTCTCCAATGGCAGCGCATATAAGCTGTCAAAATCGTAGGAGCTCACGGTTGCCACAATATCACCATAACCCACTTCATAAAGATCGATTAACACATCGTAGTGATCGGTCGGGTAGCCATAATCCAGCGTGGTTAGTACCTCAAAATCATCATCGGTGGCATTACCATAAATTCTAAAGATATCGGTGGTGTAATAATGCTCCCACGGCCCGCCATTGCGACTCAAGTAAAGCTCTGCAAACACATCTGCGCGCTCATTGGCATAATAGCCCTCAACATCCGCATCGAAGGTCACACTAAAGGTCTGGTAAAAACCGTCGTAATCGTTATCGACAAACAATCGGCTATAGGCATCGTAGATATAAAAATCCCGATAAACCCCATTGGCAAACTGCTTAATCGAACCGCTCTTTGCTAAATCCTGATTTGCCTGAATCGCCTTATTGATATGGGACTGGATGACTTGTTCTCGGGTAAGCTTTTCAGGGCTAGCTATTCCTTTTGTTTGCAACGCCTGCTCAGCTATCGCTTGCTTCGTTCTCAGAGCATCGAGCTGACTTATTTGCTGCTCAGATAAACCATTAGAGTCATTTATTACTTCAGCCTCTGCAAAAACAGTTTGCGCAACCGAGGTGCTTTTCGGCGGTGAAAGCAGCTCCATATCCGAACTGGCATTTGTAGGCAGTATCACACTCATTGATAAGGTTAACAGAGCAACACCCGCTGCTCGCGCCAACATGCACTTTTGCTCACTTATATGAGTTGTATGAGCTTTATGATTTTGTTTTGTGTTCATCTTCACCTCGAATATTCATTCTTAATGAGGCCATTAGAGTCCACTGAGTGTGAACACAAGCTGAACGTTAAAAATTGTCTAGCCTTCGAATGAAGGCTGATTACATTTTTTGGGTAGCGCTATCTGATAGCGAGTTATGAATTGTAACTTCATTGCTATCAATCGCCTGCAGCGGGCTTATGTGCAGACACTGCCGTGACACGCAGCAAGTCCGTCCCTGGAAGCTCGGCCATGACGTCCATGTCATGGACGGTCACGGCCGCATCTACACTGGATAATTGGAGCCTTCTTTTGGCCGTGGTGGTTCAATTCTAAATTGAAAATGCCCCAAAGCTGGTTAGCCTTGGAATGAAGGCTGTTTACATTTATTTTTGGATCGTTGCCACAGGGTAGCGAGTTCTGGATTGCCACTTCATGGTTATTAATCGCCTGCAGCGGGCATATGTGCAGATACTGCCGTGACACGCAGCAAGTCCGTCCCTGGAAGCTCGGCCATGACGTCCATGTCATGGACGGTCACGGCCGCATCTACACAGGATAATTGGAGCCTTCTTTTGGCCGTGGTGGTTCAATTTCTAAATTGAAAATGCCTCAAAGTGTGTTTATCTTTGAGTAAAGGTGTACCTAATCGCCTCCAGCGGGGTATGTGCAGATACTGCTGTGACACGCAGCAAGTCCGTCCTTGGAAGCTCGACCATGACGTCCATGTCATGGACGGTCACGGCCGCATCTACACTGGATAATTGGTGCATTTATTTAGCCGTGGTGGTTCGATTTCTAAATTGAAAATGTCCAAAAGTGAGTTGGCAGCAATTAGATAAGCAAATTTGATGAGATGAATGCTGAGGTGTGAATACGGCAGTGACCTTCGACAGCAGGGAAGCTGTCGTAGAGGTTATAGGGACATACTTGTGCCGAGTCTCTGAAGTGTTCGCACCTTCAGTAACGGGCTATAAATATGCTAAAAGCCATATCATTCAGTAAAATCCCCTCTCTCAAAGCAGCTTACAGCTACCAATCTGCCCAAGCACTCCAAGTTGAACACATTCAGCCAGCGTTCATCTAGTCTTATGTATAACCTATCTACCCGCTAGACATTGGCAAGGTAATGACTAATCGAATAGGATCTTTTAAACTGGTGATATCTCAACCCTTTGGTACCCTTAATGAAAACTGCTTTATCTATCATATTGATCTCGCTCTCACTATTAGCCGCTCAGTCTGCTGCGGCCAGTACTGTGCATGCCGTCACATCTATGATGTCGGTCTTTATGAAGGCCAATAGTAATCAGCAGCAAAAATTAAAAGTTAGCAACAAAGAGCAAGCTGTACAGTTAGCAAAGAGGCAGTATCGCGGCAAGGTGCTGAAGGTTCAATCTAGCCGAGTTAATGGCAATCCAGGTTATAGCGTAAAGCTACTATCCAGTGACGGTGTGGTTTTTTATGTCAAAGTCGATGCTAAAACAGGTCGTGTTTCTCGTAATTAGTGGCCAAAAACCTGCTGCACAAATCGGCCTAAAACAACATAAGCGCTGACTTAGAAACAACACCTGTTCAGAATAATTGAACGCGCTTTCCAACATCCAATAACGAGGGCTTAAGCATGAGATTGTTATTAGTTGAAGATGATTTAGAGCTGCAATCCAATCTTAAACAACACCTTATCGAGGCTAATTATACCGTCGACACCGCCGATGATGGCGAGATAGGCCTATTCCAAGGCAGCGAATACAATTACGATGCGGCAATTATCGATGTCGGCCTACCTAAGCTCGATGGCATCGCCCTCATCAAAGAGCTTAGAAGCCTAGATATCGGTTTTCCTATTCTCATTTTGACTGCCCGTGATAGCTGGCAAGATAAGGTCGAAGGCTTAGATGCGGGCGCCGATGATTACCTTACCAAACCTTTTCATCCAGAAGAGTTGGTTGCTCGTCTTAAAGCATTAATTCGACGCTCGGCGGGTAAAGCCAGTCCGATTATCACCAATGGTCCTTTTAGCCTAAACACCAGCAGTTTAGAGATCACTAAGTCTGGCGAGACCATCACCTTAAGTGGCTCTGAATACAAATTATTTGAGTACTTGATGCTACATATTGGTGAGGTGAAATCAAAAACGGTACTGACAGAGCACATTTACGATCAAGATTTTGACTTGGACTCTAACGTCATTGAGGTGTTTATTCGCCGATTACGCAAAAAGCTCGATCCCGATAATCAACTAGGCTTGATTGAAACCCTTAGAGGCCAAGGTTATCGTCTTGTGTCACTTGATGACGACGCTAAAAAGTAAACTAATGATTAACCTTAAGCGCTTGCCCACACTCATGCACTCTTTAAAGGCGCGCCTTATCGTCAGCGCCATGCTGCTGAGCTTAGTCTTAATTCCCATTGTTGGCTTAACCCTCAACGACGCCTTTAAATTGCAGGTCAAGAGTGCCTCGGTCAAAGAGCTTAAAGCCTATGTTTATTCCATCTTGGCGGTGACCGAGGTCGACGACCAACAGTTATTTATGCCCGAGGTGTTGTTAGAGAATCAATTTAATGTGATCCAGTCAGGCCTGTACGCCTTGATTACTATTCCCGAAAGCCTACAACAGACACTCACATCCACAAGTGACCATCAACAAGATTCTAGCTTCGATGCTAAATTTGTTGGGCCTGAAACCATAAAACCAGCAAGAGATGCGATTATCGCCGAGCAACAAGTCACAGCAGGAACAAAGGTCGCTTGGCGCTCCAACTCATTGCTTGGCATCGATCTCACTTCGGCAATCACCACAGCGGTTCATACTGACCCGGCCTTTCCACAACCAGAAAAAGGCCAAGGCCAGTTCAGTGAGATTATTCTTAATGGCGAACCTCATTTGGTTTATGGCTTTAGCGCGAGTTTCGAAACCCAGCAAGTCGATAAGCAAGGGGATGAGCAGATCACGCGCTTTCCGGTCACGGTTTATATCATTAAAGATCAGAGTGACTATCAGCTCCAAGTGAACGAGTTTAATCAGCAACTTTGGCGCTGGTTATTGATCTTGATGGTCGCCCTACTTTCAATTCAAATGTTATGGCTATGGTGGACACTAAAGCCCCTCACTCGTTTGCAAAATGAGTTAGCCGCGATTGAAAACGGTAAAGCCGATCACTTAAATGACAACTACCCCACCGAACTCAGTACCGTTGCCAAGCAGCTCAACACCTTGCTCAATACTGAGCAAAACCAACGAAAACGCTACCGTAATGCCTTAGCGGACTTGGCCCACAGCCTGAAAACACCGCTGGCGGTTATTCAAAGCCAGAAAGATTTAAGCAAACAATCATTTGAGCAGATATCTCATATCAATCGCATCATTGGCCACCAGCTCAAAAGAGCGCAATCGGCGGCAGGTTCGGCCTGGCACCTAGGCGTCGAGGTGGTTGAGGTCTCCGACAAATTGGTACGTAATCTACCTAAAATCTACTGCCAGCCAGCGATAACGATCACCGAAGATGTCGACCGTGCAGCAATCTTTAAAGGGGACGCCAGTGATTTAACTGAGATCCTTGGAAACCTGCTAGATAATGCCTGTAAGGCCGCAGCGAGCCGTGTGTTATTAACCGTTAAAACTGTCGACTCTAGTTTAGTTATCGGTATCGAAGATGACGGTAAAGGCATCGATGAGGCGCTGCACGCACAAATATTTGAGCGGGGTATTCGCGCCGACTCCTATCAACAGGGGCACGGCATAGGTCTCGCAATTGTTCGCGACTTAGTAGACAGTTAT comes from the Shewanella halifaxensis HAW-EB4 genome and includes:
- a CDS encoding choice-of-anchor H family protein, with product MNTKQNHKAHTTHISEQKCMLARAAGVALLTLSMSVILPTNASSDMELLSPPKSTSVAQTVFAEAEVINDSNGLSEQQISQLDALRTKQAIAEQALQTKGIASPEKLTREQVIQSHINKAIQANQDLAKSGSIKQFANGVYRDFYIYDAYSRLFVDNDYDGFYQTFSVTFDADVEGYYANERADVFAELYLSRNGGPWEHYYTTDIFRIYGNATDDDFEVLTTLDYGYPTDHYDVLIDLYEVGYGDIVATVSSYDFDSLYALPLESSDRDDIYIDDDDHYHGGSVSFASLILLLGLVCFRSGASRVYK
- a CDS encoding ATP-binding protein, yielding MINLKRLPTLMHSLKARLIVSAMLLSLVLIPIVGLTLNDAFKLQVKSASVKELKAYVYSILAVTEVDDQQLFMPEVLLENQFNVIQSGLYALITIPESLQQTLTSTSDHQQDSSFDAKFVGPETIKPARDAIIAEQQVTAGTKVAWRSNSLLGIDLTSAITTAVHTDPAFPQPEKGQGQFSEIILNGEPHLVYGFSASFETQQVDKQGDEQITRFPVTVYIIKDQSDYQLQVNEFNQQLWRWLLILMVALLSIQMLWLWWTLKPLTRLQNELAAIENGKADHLNDNYPTELSTVAKQLNTLLNTEQNQRKRYRNALADLAHSLKTPLAVIQSQKDLSKQSFEQISHINRIIGHQLKRAQSAAGSAWHLGVEVVEVSDKLVRNLPKIYCQPAITITEDVDRAAIFKGDASDLTEILGNLLDNACKAAASRVLLTVKTVDSSLVIGIEDDGKGIDEALHAQIFERGIRADSYQQGHGIGLAIVRDLVDSYQGQLIVSRSTTLGGAKFELRFKA
- a CDS encoding response regulator transcription factor, which translates into the protein MRLLLVEDDLELQSNLKQHLIEANYTVDTADDGEIGLFQGSEYNYDAAIIDVGLPKLDGIALIKELRSLDIGFPILILTARDSWQDKVEGLDAGADDYLTKPFHPEELVARLKALIRRSAGKASPIITNGPFSLNTSSLEITKSGETITLSGSEYKLFEYLMLHIGEVKSKTVLTEHIYDQDFDLDSNVIEVFIRRLRKKLDPDNQLGLIETLRGQGYRLVSLDDDAKK
- a CDS encoding TonB-dependent receptor produces the protein MRHFRYSVLAIACASTFLATNVYAEQTDESLDNVERITVYGRQNQVVMNSGLATKSDMSLMETPAAVVIVDQELIQAQALTNLQDLVRNISGVTQAGNNYGIGDNLVIRGLGANYTYDGMYGGAGLGNTFNPTRSLTNVESVEVLKGPATGLYGMGSAGGVINLIEKKPQFESKHVFTAEVGQWNTHSLEVDSTAAITDDLAYRVVAKTARSDGYREIGTDRDEIYTSLKYVLDDSQDLMLSASYIRDAIAVDSIGHPIRIFNSASVGGKTAGEVTWEDLINDPNNAGIQLTEAQRKQLADSLASNDGLTPYAFGNAGIISPMAKDNEGEELRFKLTHNIYFTDNLFLNQQLQYRDYTSGFARQTGAYNYVYWDRRGAINADPRAPLVEDGVLYPFAARRQEYRKVDADESSWQYFADLRYDFQIGDIDNELLINANFEDRNIAFKQYSIYDADKVIKNKAGEVIYQGRLPYIYDIRNPNWAEGSFEDHDPLLTSNYDKKVSAWGVGVQHVGYLGYGFTSRIGVAFNQIKQAYEHLGVDSRYSASRAQPTPEADTTDDGMTYNLGLTYMPTDDLSFFVNHSKGRTAYSILGSIAGNDTDRDDSESVSDDLGMRFKAFDDQMLTSIVFFKSSRTNLQYSNVDYEEGVSGPSVPKYFYNGSEETTGVELDMNAHLNEQWMVNVNAVYQDARDKKDPNRSSYDTRQKGVPYVSASAWVTYGADWFSLASPINISLGGKYVDDRSTNSTSFGIPDGYVSSYTVLDSAISYDVDNWKLQLNVNNLFNEEYYSKAMFLGGMPGEERNAKLTLSYRL
- a CDS encoding PepSY domain-containing protein, which produces MKTALSIILISLSLLAAQSAAASTVHAVTSMMSVFMKANSNQQQKLKVSNKEQAVQLAKRQYRGKVLKVQSSRVNGNPGYSVKLLSSDGVVFYVKVDAKTGRVSRN